One Amaranthus tricolor cultivar Red isolate AtriRed21 chromosome 1, ASM2621246v1, whole genome shotgun sequence DNA window includes the following coding sequences:
- the LOC130816042 gene encoding heat shock 70 kDa protein 8, producing MAQPAYTVASDSETTGEDKSSAFPGIAIGIDIGTSQCSVAFWNGSEVELLKNTRNQKRMQSYVSFKDEVPTGGVSSELTHEQDILSGATIFNMKRLIGRIDTDPVVHATKSLPFLVQTLDIGVRPFIAALVNNAWRSTTPEEVLAIFLVELKTMAEVQLKRPIQNVVLTVPISFSRFQLSRIERACAMAGLHVLRLMPEPTAVALLYAQQQQHTVHENMGSGSEKISLIFNMGAGYSDVAVSATAGGVSQIKALSGIAVGGEDLLQNLMRHLLPGFDTAFSGHGLDVIKARASLRVAAQNAMHMLSSQTSVKVDVDLGNGRRVTKLLERKEFEDVNMTLFNKCERLILQCLNDAKVEIEDLTDVILVGGCSVIPKVRDFVKSICKRENLYEGINPLEAAVCGAALEGAVASGVTDPFGNLDLLTIQATPLSIGIQASGNKFVPIIMKNTAVPARKDLVFTTVHDNQPEVLIVIYEGDETKAEENYLLGYFKISGIPPLPKGIPEINVCLDIDASNVLRVLAGVVVPGNQQLVIPIMEVRMPTIDDGHGWCAEALSRISGSSLGLTPLQKKTQA from the coding sequence ATGGCCCAACCAGCGTACACAGTAGCTTCTGACAGTGAAACTACTGGAGAGGATAAGTCTTCTGCATTCCCAGGAATTGCAATTGGTATTGATATTGGTACTTCACAATGTAGTGTGGCGTTTTGGAATGGATCTGAAGTGGAGTTACTTAAGAACACTAGGAACCAGAAAAGAATGCAGTCATATGTGAGCTTCAAAGATGAAGTCCCCACAGGTGGAGTCAGCAGTGAACTTACCCATGAGCAAGATATCCTGTCTGGAGCGACAATCTTCAATATGAAACGGCTAATTGGAAGGATTGACACTGATCCTGTTGTTCATGCTACCAAAAGCCTACCCTTTTTAGTTCAGACCTTGGATATTGGTGTGCGGCCGTTTATAGCTGCTTTGGTGAACAATGCTTGGAGGTCTACTACACCCGAGGAAGTTTTAGCAATTTTTCTTGTCGAATTGAAGACCATGGCAGAAGTTCAGTTGAAAAGGCCTATACAAAATGTAGTTCTAACTGTTCCTATTTCGTTTAGCCGTTTTCAGCTGTCTAGAATTGAACGTGCCTGTGCCATGGCGGGCCTTCATGTTCTTAGATTGATGCCTGAACCAACTGCTGTAGCACTTTTATATGCACAACAGCAGCAACACACCGTTCACGAAAATATGGGCAGTGGAAGCGAGAAGATCTCCCTTATTTTCAACATGGGAGCTGGCTATAGTGATGTAGCCGTTAGCGCGACAGCTGGTGGTGTTTCACAGATAAAAGCCTTATCAGGAATTGCTGTTGGAGGGGAGGACCTTCTTCAAAACTTGATGCGTCATCTCTTACCTGGATTTGACACGGCTTTCTCTGGCCATGGGCTCGATGTCATCAAAGCAAGGGCTTCTCTTCGAGTTGCAGCTCAGAATGCTATGCATATGCTTTCATCTCAAACAAGCGTTAAAGTTGATGTCGACTTGGGAAATGGTAGAAGAGTGACGAAGCTTCTAGAAAGAAAGGAATTCGAGGATGTTAACATGACATTATTCAACAAATGCGAACGTCTAATACTGCAATGCTTGAATGATGCTAAGGTAGAAATAGAAGATCTGACTGATGTAATACTAGTTGGAGGATGTTCTGTAATTCCCAAGGTCCGAGATTTTGTGAAGAGCATTTGCAAAAGAGAGAATCTCTATGAAGGGATAAACCCGCTTGAAGCTGCAGTATGTGGAGCAGCACTAGAAGGAGCAGTGGCATCTGGTGTAACAGATCCGTTCGGAAACCTCGACTTGCTAACCATACAAGCTACTCCTCTAAGCATCGGGATTCAAGCAAGCGGAAACAAATTTGTCCCCATCATCATGAAGAATACGGCTGTCCCTGCAAGAAAGGACTTGGTTTTTACGACGGTCCACGACAACCAACCTGAGGTATTGATAGTCATTTACGAAGGGGATGAAACGAAAGCAGAGGAGAATTATTTACTTGGGTATTTCAAAATCAGTGGGATCCCTCCGTTGCCAAAAGGAATTCCAGAGATAAATGTGTGCTTGGATATTGATGCTTCAAACGTTCTGAGAGTCTTGGCCGGTGTTGTGGTTCCAGGCAATCAGCAGCTGGTTATTCCAATCATGGAAGTGAGAATGCCAACCATTGATGATGGGCATGGCTGGTGTGCTGAAGCTTTAAGCAGGATTTCTGGCTCTTCATTGGGTTTAACACCATTACAGAAGAAAACCCAGGCATGA
- the LOC130810315 gene encoding zinc finger BED domain-containing protein RICESLEEPER 2-like produces the protein MSMDESFIICDENEVDDQDGNEIKKEEAMSKQRKKLVKPRSHIWDRFTKFTNKNMEKEIFFEAQGFRYFCSQMQNKFVVPFRMIVARDCYEMLLDERLNLNKRILNFCLISSRKGQAIGKAIEKCLLAWGLENVMTITVDNVSSNDTAIAYKKQESKLVNDGLKLVTDAVCRVQGAVKFILSSPSRIEKFYKCVSDKKIPSKNILYWHLRGMMGEDPNFHEHLLDPHGYGNGLGKPTTDDWDQVKNLVQLLEVFYNLTLRVSEWCESPDYEFKEMAKRMKEKCDSYWGDPKKLNVMLYVVAVLNPRYKWKTVEFGIIQMYTKDNDASVVCTRIKNALYDLYDEYKGFHSTPATTNQSDGASSSRKDVEPSLSKKGLMRSKFKKLKESREDGELTKTEADKYLDEVIEEDGDGFDISTWWKNNSSRFPILSLVTRDVLAIPVSTVASESAFRTGGRVLDSFRSSLSPKMAKALISCQDWLRASSPKVEECLEDIAQLENELLKINLAPSVIDVP, from the exons ATGTCGATGGATGAATCTTTTATAATTTGCGATGAAAATGAAGTGGATGATCAGGATGGTAATGAAATCAAAAAGGAGGAAGCTATGAGCAAACAAAGGAAGAAGCTTGTGAAACCAAGATCCCACATATGGGATCGCTTCAccaaatttacaaacaaaaatatggaaaaaGAAAT ATTTTTTGAAGCCCAGGGGTTTAGATACTTTTGCTCACAGATGCAAAATAAGTTTGTGGTTCCTTTTAGAATGATTGTTGCTAGAGATTGTTACGAGATGTTATTGGATGAAAGGTTGAat ttaaataaaagaatcttaaaCTTTTGTCTAATATCAAGTCGTAAAGGTCAGGCCATTGGAAAGGCAATTGAGAAATGTTTGCTTGCTTGGGGTCTTGAAAATGTGATGACCATTACTGTTGACAATGTTAGTTCTAATGACACTGCAATTGCTTATAAAAAACAAGAGTCAAAAC TGGTTAATGATGGTCTTAAATTAGTTACTGATGCTGTTTGTCGAGTTCAAGGTgctgttaaatttattttatcttctccatctagaattGAAAAGTTTTATAAGTGTGTTTCGGATAAGAAGATTCCATCAAAAAACAT TTTATATTGGCATTTGAGAGGTATGATGGGGGAAGATCCAAATTTTCATGAGCATCTTCTAGATCCCCATGGTTATGGGAATGGTTTGGGAAAGCCTACTACTGATGATTGGGACCAAGTGAAGAACTTAGTTCAATTATTAGaagtgttttataatttaactttgCGTGTGTCTG AATGGTGTGAAAGCCCTGATTATGAGTTTAAGGAAATGGCAAAGAGAATGAAAGAGAAGTGTGATAGCTATTGGGGGGATCCCAAAAAACTAAATGTTATGCTATATGTTGTTGCTGTACTTAATCCTAGATATAAATGGAAAACTGTGGAATTTGGGATAATACAAATGTACACAAAAGATAATGATGCTTCTGTTGTTTGTACGCGGATAAAGAATGCcctttatgatttatatgatGAATACAAAGGCTTTCATTCCACACCCGCAACAACGAACCAAAGTGATGGTGCTTCAAGTTCTCGCAAAGATGTAGAACCTAGTCTTTCGAAAAAAGGACTTATGAGATCTAAGTTTAAAAAACTCAAAGAGTCTCGTGAGGATGGGGAATTGACTAAAACAGAGGCGGACAAGTATTTAGATGAGGTTATAGAAGAAGATGGAGATGGCTTTGATATTTCGACCTGGTGGAAAAACAATAGTTCAAGGTTTCCCATTCTTTCTCTTGTAACTCGTGATGTGCTAGCCATTCCTGTATCCACAGTTGCATCGGAAAGTGCCTTTAGAACTGGAGGTCGAGTTCTAGATTCATTTCGAAGTTCATTAAGTCCAAAGATGGCAAAAGCTCTTATTTCTTGTCAAGATTGGCTTCGTGCTTCTTCTCCAAAAGTTGAGGAGTGCTTGGAGGATATAGCACAACTAGAGAACG AGTTATTGAAGATCAATTTGGCTCCTTCAGTTATTGACGTTCCATAA